Proteins encoded within one genomic window of Hermetia illucens chromosome 2, iHerIll2.2.curated.20191125, whole genome shotgun sequence:
- the LOC119650385 gene encoding collagen alpha-1(X) chain-like, which translates to MVATRTIIVFVFVLVANASPNIDSSENKKQLVTTAASHRNGKQVFLRCRCPPGPPGPPGPRGRPGEPGEPGKPGRKGRPGKPGKPGHQGHHGHYGPPGRKGPIGPHGPAGYQGDEGKKGLPGLPGRDGMAGPTGPPGLRGPPGLRGPPGLNGRMGPRGRRGLRGFRGPPGSRGAAGIRPLVNVVYIDKQSEENEEKTEESITESTTSPMVSLNQTDDNNNTNSTGVGGGDATEKELTGNVQEVYSHKNEIYIDDEEIDNFYDKGPFIEVRNAPRQRRVSI; encoded by the exons ATGGTTGCAACAAGAACTATCATAGTTT TTGTGTTTGTTTTGGTGGCTAATGCTTCACCAAATATCGACAGCAGTGAAAATAAGAAACAATTGGTGACGACCGCAGCCTCCCACCGGAATGGCAAACAAGTTTTTCTACGATGCCGTTGTCCACCGGGACCACCAGGACCGCCCGGCCCTCGAGGCCGACCCGGTGAACCAGGTGAACCTGGGAAGCCAGGACGCAAGGGTCGGCCTGGGAAGCCCGGGAAGCCGGGGCACCAAGGTCACCACGGTCATTACGGTCCGCCAGGTCGTAAGGGACCTATAGGTCCCCATGGTCCTGCAGGTTATCAAGGAGATGAAGGGAAAAAGGGGCTTCCTGGTCTACCAGGACGTGATGGAATGGCAGGTCCTACAGGTCCACCTGGATTGCGGGGTCCACCTGGATTGCGAGGTCCACCTGGTCTCAATGGACGTATGGGTCCACGAGGTAGAAGAGGATTGCGTGGGTTTAGAGGACCACCTGGATCGAGAGGAGCGGCTGGCATCCGTCCTTTGGTTAACGTTGTGTATATTGACAAACAgtctgaagaaaatgaagaaaaaacggaagaaagcatAACAGAGTCCACAACTTCGCCAATGGTTAGCTTAAATCAAACGGACGACAACAATAATACGAACTCTACTGGGGTTGGAGGTGGAGATGCAACTGAGAAGGAATTGACGGGTAATGTtcaagaagtttatagccacaaAAATGAAATCTATATTGACGACGAAGAAATTGATAACTTTTATGACAAAGGTCCGTTTATAGAAGTGAGAAATGCACCAAGGCAAAGGAGAGTATCTATTTaa